The Bremerella cremea sequence TCGATCCACACTTCATCGTCTACCGATTCGGCAGCGGCGAAAATCTGTTGATGAATTTCCGCCCGGCGAATCAAGTCCGAAAGTTCCTCGTGAACCTTGCTCGCCCCTTGAAACGTTAGGCGAAATGCAGAACTCAAACCGGCGTGCCGAGCATGCTGAGCCTGAATTGCCTGGCCAGCTTTTGCCAGGACGGCATCCAGCGACTTGTCTTCCGATACATCGACAATCAGTTCCTGCCACCGGAGGGTGTCGGTTGGGTGAAAGGTGACTCCTTTAAGCGTCTCACCCTCGATTTCACCAATCAAACACCCTTTGTCGCCAGCTTCGCGAATATGTCGTCCTTGAGGGTTGCCGCTGTAAGTGACGTACGGCTCCACGCAAAGTGGCTCGGCGTTACGCAAGTGAATGTGCCCCAGCCCCCAGTAGTCGTACGCTTTGCTCTTCAGCACTTCCAGCGAAGTTGGAGCGTACGTGTCATGCTGCTCGCTTCCGGTCAAACTGGTATGCAGCATGCCAATGTTGAACATCCCTGGCACTCGGGCCGGATAGCGTGCCGCCAGATCGAGCTCGACTTTCTGATCGGCAAAACCTTGGCCATGAATGGCAACGCCATAGTCTTCTAAGATAATGGTATCGGGCTTGTCGTGCGAAAGTTCCACCACATTGTCCGGCCAGCGGATCTTGCGTTGAATCTGGCTAACCGCGTCGTGATTACCTCGAATGTAATAAACACCGATGCCTGCTTCGTCCAAGCGACGAAACTGCCCAGCCGCCCATTGCCCCGAGTGCATATCTTTCCACTCGCCGTCAAACAGATCGCCAGCGATCAACACGAAGGCCACTTTTTCTTTCAACGCCAAATCGATGATACGTTCGAGCGCCGTCCGGGTAGCACGCTGCACGGTTCGCATCATGGTCTCGTCACGCAGCGCCAAGCCACGCAACGGGCTATCGATATGCAAGTCGGCTGTGTGTAAGAATTTAGTCATGAGATCGAATCTTCCAGCCAAGTGACAACTCGGGGACCATGCACGAAAAACAAGGTACCGCGAATCGAGGTCAACGGGAGTTGAAACATTTTCGCAACCGCTCGGCGATAGCAGTCGATTTGCGGGCGATAATGTGTAAGTTTTTCGGTGAGTGTTTCTTCGTTATCAAACTGATCGGTTTTAAAGTCTATCACGTCGGCAGCGATCAGTTTGCCATTTTGAAGCACCAGGGCAAGGCGATCGATCGAGCCCCGCAACACGCCTCCCTCGTGCGTAATCGCGAAGGGAAATTCACAGCGAATCGTAACCTCAGACTTCGGTGACGCATTGGGCCACCAAGGATTCGCTTCGTAAGCTTCTTGTGCCAACAGGCGAACCGCTTCCTTCGATTTCAAAATTATCTCGAATTGGCGAAACGCGTTTTCATACGGAAACTCGCCCAGCAGGGTTCGCGCCGAGGCAATCATTTGGGCCCGATCAACCTGTAGTTGCTCTAACCACGAAATGGACTCGAACCAATGGTGCATCGCCGAACCGTAGTGCATACCCGTGGAATTCGTCTCGCTATTGAGCAAATCTTTAACGCGACGCAGGCGACCTCCTTCCAAGGAGGAAGGGGCGACAAACTCGCCCAGGGCGGAATGATCTGCCGCTTGCAAAACAATGGGAAGACGCGTTTCACTGGCCGAAGCGGGTTCATCCTCTGTGGCGATATCCTGCTCAACGTGTTGATACCAATCGGGGGAACCGCTTGTGTAAACAAGTTGCTGTTCGAGAGGATACGGCGTATTGCTCAGCCCATTAAGCACAATCCCGGCAAAAGATTTGGCCGGGCCATCGCCACCAGACTTGGGCTGTGGCCGTGGCTGAATGACCATGTGCAACGAGTGGACCGCGCGCGTCAGAGCGACATACAACACGCACAACGCCTCGACAACATTCTTTTGCTGGGTCTGCTCGAACATCTCCTGGATCGGCTGGGGCAACAACTGTCGCAAATTCTCGGAAATGTAATGCGTTACGCCACGAATCGGGCCGATTTGTGCTTCTCGTTCCAAAACGAAGCTATCTGCCTGAGGAGGAATTCGATTGTCGAGTTCCGGCAGAAAGACCGCGTCGAACTCTAGCCCTTTCGACTGATGCACGTTCATCACACGCACCGCAGCGCTCGACGAATCGCCTACCCGCTGCGACTCGATAAAACGTACAAAGTCTTGGGGGCGAAGCGTCGCTTTCGTTTGATAAGCAAACGCCAGACGTTGCAATTGCTCTAGCCGTCGTTGCTCGCGGGGAGAGCATTGCTCTTGAAGTAGCTTCGCCCA is a genomic window containing:
- a CDS encoding metallophosphoesterase family protein, which codes for MTKFLHTADLHIDSPLRGLALRDETMMRTVQRATRTALERIIDLALKEKVAFVLIAGDLFDGEWKDMHSGQWAAGQFRRLDEAGIGVYYIRGNHDAVSQIQRKIRWPDNVVELSHDKPDTIILEDYGVAIHGQGFADQKVELDLAARYPARVPGMFNIGMLHTSLTGSEQHDTYAPTSLEVLKSKAYDYWGLGHIHLRNAEPLCVEPYVTYSGNPQGRHIREAGDKGCLIGEIEGETLKGVTFHPTDTLRWQELIVDVSEDKSLDAVLAKAGQAIQAQHARHAGLSSAFRLTFQGASKVHEELSDLIRRAEIHQQIFAAAESVDDEVWIEKIRFETRPASEATARDAHELWQAIAQQFEQVQVSSEATQQMQDLVKPVLDKVTAAHINLSEEGTLEQRMPQWMEAAKQLLRSRLGAQES